The following proteins are co-located in the Streptomyces bottropensis ATCC 25435 genome:
- a CDS encoding DNA-directed RNA polymerase subunit alpha, whose amino-acid sequence MLIAQRPSLTEEVVDEFRSRFVIEPLEPGFGYTLGNSLRRTLLSSIPGAAVTSIRIDGVLHEFTTVPGVKEDVTDLILNIKQLVVSSEHDEPVVMYLRKQGPGLVTAADIAPPAGVEVHNPDLVLATLNGKGKLEMELTVERGRGYVSAVQNKQVGQEIGRIPVDSIYSPVLKVTYKVEATRVEQRTDFDKLIVDVETKQAMRPRDAMASAGKTLVELFGLARELNIDAEGIDMGPSPTDAALAADLALPIEELELTVRSYNCLKREGIHSVGELVARSEADLLDIRNFGAKSIDEVKAKLAGMGLALKDSPPGFDPTAAADAFGADDDADAGFVETEQY is encoded by the coding sequence ATGCTGATCGCTCAGCGTCCCTCGCTGACCGAAGAGGTCGTCGACGAATTCCGCTCCCGGTTCGTGATCGAGCCGCTGGAGCCGGGCTTCGGCTACACCCTCGGCAACAGCCTCCGCCGCACGCTCCTCTCCTCGATCCCGGGTGCGGCGGTCACGTCCATCCGTATCGACGGTGTCCTGCACGAGTTCACCACCGTGCCGGGCGTCAAGGAGGACGTCACCGACCTGATCCTCAACATCAAGCAGCTGGTCGTCTCCTCGGAGCACGACGAGCCGGTCGTGATGTACCTGCGCAAGCAGGGCCCGGGTCTGGTCACCGCCGCCGACATCGCGCCCCCGGCCGGTGTCGAGGTGCACAACCCCGACCTCGTCCTCGCCACGCTCAACGGCAAGGGCAAGCTGGAGATGGAGCTGACGGTCGAGCGTGGCCGCGGTTACGTCTCCGCCGTGCAGAACAAGCAGGTGGGCCAGGAGATCGGCCGTATCCCGGTCGACTCCATCTACTCGCCGGTCCTCAAGGTCACGTACAAGGTCGAGGCGACTCGTGTCGAGCAGCGCACCGACTTCGACAAGCTGATCGTCGACGTCGAGACCAAGCAGGCCATGCGTCCCCGTGACGCCATGGCGTCGGCCGGTAAGACCCTGGTCGAGCTGTTCGGTCTGGCCCGTGAGCTGAACATCGACGCCGAGGGCATCGACATGGGTCCGTCCCCGACGGACGCCGCGCTCGCCGCCGATCTGGCGCTGCCGATCGAGGAGCTGGAGCTCACCGTTCGGTCGTACAACTGCCTCAAGCGTGAGGGCATCCACTCCGTGGGTGAGCTGGTCGCGCGCTCCGAGGCCGACCTGCTCGACATCCGCAACTTCGGTGCGAAGTCGATCGACGAGGTCAAGGCCAAGCTGGCGGGTATGGGCCTGGCGCTCAAGGACTCGCCTCCCGGCTTCGACCCCACCGCCGCGGCGGACGCGTTCGGCGCGGACGACGACGCGGA
- the rpsM gene encoding 30S ribosomal protein S13: MARVSGVDIPRDKRVEVALTYVFGIGRTLSQETLAATGVNPDTRVRDLSEEQLVAIREYVDNNIKTEGDLRREVQADIRRKVEIGCYQGLRHRRGLPVRGQRTSTNARTRKGPRRAIAGKKKPGKK, from the coding sequence ATGGCACGCGTTTCCGGTGTTGACATCCCGCGCGACAAGCGTGTGGAGGTCGCCCTCACCTATGTGTTCGGCATCGGCCGGACCCTCTCCCAGGAGACGCTGGCAGCGACCGGCGTCAACCCCGACACCCGCGTCCGCGACCTCTCCGAGGAGCAGCTCGTCGCGATCCGCGAGTACGTGGACAACAACATCAAGACCGAGGGTGACCTCCGTCGCGAGGTCCAGGCCGACATCCGCCGCAAGGTGGAGATCGGCTGCTACCAGGGCCTCCGTCACCGTCGTGGTCTGCCCGTCCGCGGTCAGCGCACCAGCACCAACGCCCGCACCCGCAAGGGCCCGCGTCGCGCCATCGCCGGTAAGAAGAAGCCGGGCAAGAAGTAG
- the rpmJ gene encoding 50S ribosomal protein L36 — protein sequence MKVKPSVKKICDKCRVIRRHGRVMVICENPRHKQRQG from the coding sequence ATGAAGGTCAAGCCGAGCGTCAAGAAGATCTGCGACAAGTGCAGGGTGATCCGCCGTCACGGTCGGGTCATGGTCATCTGCGAGAACCCGCGCCACAAGCAGCGCCAGGGCTGA
- the secY gene encoding preprotein translocase subunit SecY, which produces MLTAFARAFKTPDLRKKLLFSLGIIVIYRIGTHIPIPGVDYTVVQYCIDQTKSNSGLFGLVNMFSGGALLQITIFALGIMPYITASIILQLLTVVIPRLEALKKEGQAGTSKITQYTRYLTVALAILQGTGLVATARSGALFSSCPQGSQIVPDQSIFATIVMVVTMTAGTAVVMWLGELITDRGIGNGMSILMFISIAATFPSSLWAIKEQGDLADGWIEFAVVIAVGLVMVALVVFVEQAQRRIPVQYAKRMIGRRSYGGTSTYIPLKVNQAGIIPVIFASSLLYIPALVAQFAGGTSGWKTWIEKNLAQPDAPAHITLYFFLIIFFAFFYVAISFNPEEVADNMKKYGGFIPGIRAGRPTAEYLSFVLNRITWPGSLYLALIALVPTMALAPLGANQNFVFGGTSILIIVGVGLETVKQIESQLQQRNYEGFLR; this is translated from the coding sequence GTGCTCACCGCGTTCGCCCGGGCGTTCAAGACGCCCGACCTGCGCAAGAAGCTGCTCTTTTCGCTCGGCATCATCGTGATCTACCGGATCGGCACGCACATCCCGATCCCGGGTGTCGACTACACCGTCGTCCAGTACTGCATCGACCAGACCAAGAGCAACTCCGGTCTCTTCGGACTGGTCAACATGTTCAGCGGTGGCGCGCTGCTGCAGATCACGATCTTCGCGCTTGGCATCATGCCGTACATTACGGCGAGCATCATTCTGCAGCTGCTGACCGTGGTGATCCCGCGTCTGGAAGCCCTGAAGAAGGAGGGGCAGGCCGGTACGTCGAAGATCACGCAGTACACGCGTTATCTGACGGTCGCCCTCGCCATTCTCCAGGGCACCGGCCTCGTCGCCACCGCTCGCAGCGGCGCGCTGTTCAGTAGCTGCCCGCAGGGCTCCCAGATCGTTCCTGACCAGTCGATCTTCGCCACCATCGTCATGGTCGTCACCATGACCGCCGGCACGGCCGTCGTCATGTGGCTCGGTGAGCTGATCACCGACCGCGGCATCGGCAACGGCATGTCGATCCTGATGTTCATCTCGATCGCCGCCACCTTCCCGTCCTCGCTGTGGGCGATCAAGGAGCAGGGCGACCTGGCGGACGGCTGGATCGAGTTCGCCGTCGTCATCGCCGTCGGTCTGGTCATGGTCGCGCTCGTGGTCTTCGTCGAGCAGGCCCAGCGCCGGATCCCGGTGCAGTACGCGAAGCGCATGATCGGCCGTCGGTCCTACGGCGGTACGTCGACGTACATTCCGCTCAAGGTCAACCAGGCGGGCATCATCCCTGTGATCTTTGCCTCGTCGCTTCTCTACATCCCGGCGCTGGTCGCCCAGTTCGCCGGTGGAACTTCCGGTTGGAAGACCTGGATCGAGAAGAATCTTGCGCAACCGGACGCTCCGGCGCACATCACGCTCTACTTCTTCCTGATCATCTTCTTCGCCTTCTTCTACGTGGCCATCTCGTTCAACCCCGAGGAAGTCGCGGACAACATGAAGAAGTATGGTGGCTTCATCCCGGGCATCCGGGCTGGCCGACCGACCGCTGAGTACCTGAGCTTCGTACTCAACCGGATCACCTGGCCGGGTTCGCTGTACCTGGCTCTGATCGCTCTCGTGCCGACAATGGCGTTGGCACCCCTCGGCGCCAACCAGAACTTCGTGTTCGGCGGTACCAGCATCCTGATCATCGTGGGTGTGGGTCTGGAGACCGTGAAGCAGATCGAGAGCCAGCTCCAGCAGCGCAATTACGAAGGGTTCCTCCGCTGA
- the rpsK gene encoding 30S ribosomal protein S11, with protein sequence MPPKGRQGAAKKVRRKEKKNVAHGHAHIKSTFNNTIVSITDPSGNVISWASAGHVGFKGSRKSTPFAAQMAAESAARRAQEHGMRKVDVFVKGPGSGRETAIRSLQATGLEVGSIQDVTPTPHNGCRPPKRRRV encoded by the coding sequence ATGCCCCCCAAGGGTCGTCAGGGCGCTGCCAAGAAGGTGCGCCGCAAGGAAAAGAAGAACGTCGCTCACGGCCACGCGCACATCAAGAGCACGTTCAACAACACGATCGTCTCCATCACGGACCCCTCGGGCAACGTGATCTCCTGGGCCTCCGCCGGCCACGTCGGCTTCAAGGGCTCCCGGAAGTCCACGCCGTTCGCCGCGCAGATGGCCGCCGAGTCGGCCGCCCGTCGCGCGCAGGAGCACGGCATGCGCAAGGTCGACGTGTTCGTCAAGGGCCCGGGTTCGGGTCGTGAGACGGCCATCCGTTCGCTGCAGGCGACCGGTCTCGAGGTCGGCTCCATCCAGGACGTCACGCCCACCCCGCACAACGGCTGCCGTCCGCCCAAGCGCCGCCGCGTCTGA
- a CDS encoding adenylate kinase: MRIVLVGPPGAGKGTQAAFLAGNLSIPHISTGDLFRANISKQTELGKLAKSYMDKGELVPDEVTIAMAKDRMEQPDAVNGFLLDGFPRNVSQAEALDVTLQDESMNLDAVLDLEVPEEEVVKRIAGRRICRNDSAHVFHVTYKKPKQDGVCDACGGELYQRDDDSEETVRKRLEVYHTQTEPIIDYYKAQGLVVTITALGPVEDVTKRAMEALKREDDGQ; encoded by the coding sequence ATGCGAATCGTCCTCGTCGGGCCGCCGGGTGCGGGTAAGGGAACGCAGGCCGCGTTCCTGGCCGGGAACCTGTCGATCCCGCACATCTCCACGGGCGACCTGTTCCGGGCCAACATCAGCAAGCAGACGGAGCTGGGCAAGCTCGCCAAGTCCTACATGGACAAGGGCGAGCTGGTGCCGGACGAGGTCACCATCGCCATGGCGAAGGACCGGATGGAGCAGCCGGACGCCGTGAACGGCTTCCTGCTCGACGGCTTCCCGCGCAACGTCTCGCAGGCCGAGGCGCTCGACGTGACCCTCCAGGACGAGTCCATGAACCTGGACGCGGTGCTGGACCTGGAGGTCCCCGAGGAGGAGGTCGTGAAGCGGATCGCCGGCCGGCGCATCTGCCGCAACGACTCCGCGCACGTCTTCCACGTCACGTACAAGAAGCCGAAGCAGGACGGCGTGTGCGACGCCTGTGGCGGCGAGCTGTACCAGCGTGACGACGACTCCGAGGAGACCGTCCGCAAGCGCCTGGAGGTCTACCACACCCAGACCGAGCCGATCATCGACTACTACAAGGCCCAGGGCCTCGTGGTGACGATCACGGCGCTCGGCCCGGTGGAGGATGTCACCAAGCGCGCCATGGAAGCGCTCAAGCGCGAGGACGACGGCCAGTAG
- the infA gene encoding translation initiation factor IF-1, producing the protein MAKKQGAIEIEGTVVESLPNAMFKVELQNGHQVLAHISGKMRMHYIRILPDDRVVVELSPYDLTRGRIVYRYK; encoded by the coding sequence GTGGCCAAGAAGCAAGGTGCCATCGAGATCGAGGGCACTGTCGTCGAGTCTCTTCCGAACGCCATGTTCAAGGTCGAGCTCCAGAACGGCCACCAGGTCCTGGCACACATCAGCGGCAAGATGCGTATGCACTACATCCGTATCCTCCCTGACGACCGGGTCGTGGTGGAGTTGTCTCCGTACGACCTGACGCGTGGCCGGATCGTCTACCGCTACAAGTAG
- the map gene encoding type I methionyl aminopeptidase, which produces MVQIKSPEQIAKMREAGLVVAAIHAATREAAVPGASTKDLDEVARKVLAEHGAKSNFLGYGGFPATICTSVNEVVVHGIPSDEVVLKDGDIISIDCGAIVDGWHGDAAYTAFVGSGHAPELIELSRVTEESMWAGIAAMKVGNRLVDVSRAIETYIRRQPKPGGGKYGIVEDYGGHGIGTEMHMDPHLLNYVERRRGKGPKLVPGFCLAIEPMVALGTPKTEVLADDWTVVSTDGTWSSHWEHSVALTEAGPLVLTAPDGGRAKLAEHGIVAAPDPLG; this is translated from the coding sequence ATGGTGCAGATCAAGAGCCCCGAGCAGATCGCCAAGATGCGCGAGGCGGGGCTGGTCGTCGCGGCCATCCACGCGGCCACCCGCGAGGCCGCCGTGCCGGGGGCCTCCACGAAGGATCTGGACGAGGTGGCCCGCAAGGTGCTCGCGGAGCACGGCGCCAAGTCGAACTTCCTCGGGTACGGCGGCTTCCCGGCGACGATCTGCACGTCGGTGAACGAGGTCGTGGTCCACGGGATCCCGAGCGACGAGGTCGTCCTGAAGGACGGCGACATCATCTCCATCGACTGCGGCGCGATCGTCGACGGCTGGCACGGTGACGCGGCCTACACCGCGTTCGTGGGATCCGGCCACGCCCCGGAGCTGATCGAGCTGTCCCGGGTGACCGAGGAATCCATGTGGGCCGGGATCGCCGCCATGAAGGTGGGCAACCGGCTCGTGGACGTCTCCCGGGCCATCGAGACGTACATCCGCCGGCAGCCGAAGCCGGGCGGGGGCAAGTACGGCATCGTCGAGGACTACGGCGGCCACGGCATCGGGACCGAGATGCACATGGATCCGCACCTGCTGAACTACGTCGAGCGGCGGCGGGGCAAGGGACCCAAGCTCGTCCCCGGGTTCTGCCTCGCGATCGAGCCGATGGTGGCCCTGGGCACCCCGAAGACCGAGGTCCTCGCGGACGACTGGACCGTGGTGAGCACGGACGGCACGTGGTCCTCGCACTGGGAGCACTCGGTGGCGCTGACCGAGGCGGGGCCGCTGGTGCTGACCGCCCCCGACGGCGGCAGGGCCAAGCTGGCGGAGCACGGCATCGTCGCGGCTCCCGATCCGCTGGGCTGA